Proteins from one Cryptomeria japonica chromosome 4, Sugi_1.0, whole genome shotgun sequence genomic window:
- the LOC131071723 gene encoding acidic endochitinase, translating to MLFGQGRSTAQFIPSIMEMNKVNLRAAAIALILATCTIWRASAAGSIAIYWGQNGGEASLTQTCAAGNFKYVILAFLPVFGNGRTPQLNLAGHCDPSSGGCKSLSGEIKSCQQRNIKVLLSLGGGAGSYSIASAQDAQNVANYLWNNFLGGSSSSRPLGDAVLDGIDFDIEATTAHWDDLAKAVSALSSRGGKKVFLSATPQCPYPDASMGNALQTGLFDYVWIQFYNNPPCEYGKGDASNLVSSWNKWTTSIPKTTSFFLGVPASSAGASSGFIAPATLKTNVLPQIKKSSKYAGVMLWFKFYDEQTQYSSSIKDSV from the coding sequence ATGTTATTTGGGCAGGGTCGAAGCACTGCTCAATTCATTCCAAGTATAATGGAGATGAATAAGGTTAATTTGAGAGCTGCTGCAATTGCTCTTATTCTTGCAACCTGTACCATCTGGAGGGCCTCTGCAGCCGGAAGCATAGCCATATACTGGGGCCAAAACGGCGGAGAAGCCTCTCTTACCCAAACCTGCGCCGCAGGTAACTTCAAATACGTCATTCTCGCATTTCTCCCCGTGTTTGGAAATGGCCGCACACCGCAGCTCAATCTGGCGGGCCACTGCGACCCTTCCTCTGGCGGCTGCAAATCACTGAGCGGCGAAATAAAATCATGCCAACAGAGAAACATAAAGGTGCTTCTGTCCTTGGGAGGAGGCGCTGGAAGCTATTCCATCGCCTCTGCTCAAGATGCACAGAACGTGGCGAACTATCTGTGGAACAATTTCCTGGGCGGGAGTTCTTCGTCGCGGCCTCTGGGCGACGCCGTTTTAGACGGAATCGACTTTGACATCGAGGCAACGACTGCGCACTGGGACGACCTGGCCAAAGCTGTGTCCGCGCTTTCTTCTCGCGGCGGGAAAAAGGTGTTTCTCAGCGCTACTCCGCAGTGCCCTTATCCCGACGCCTCTATGGGAAATGCCCTGCAGACGGGGCTTTTTGACTACGTTTGGATTCAGTTCTACAACAATCCCCCTTGCGAATACGGCAAAGGAGACGCTTCCAATCTGGTGAGCTCGTGGAACAAGTGGACCACTTCCATACCAAAAACTACGAGTTTCTTTTTGGGAGTTCCGGCTTCCAGCGCCGGTGCAAGTAGTGGGTTCATTGCCCCCGCTACGCTGAAGACGAACGTGCTGCCTCAGATCAAGAAGTCGTCCAAATATGCGGGAGTAATGCTGTGGTTCAAGTTCTATGACGAGCAAACTCAATACAGCTCATCTATTAAAGATTCTGTCTGA
- the LOC131071706 gene encoding acidic endochitinase-like → MAHFISSTMEMNLRAAAIALILATCIVWSASAGSIAIYWGQNGNEASLTQTCATGNFKFVILAFLPVFGSGQTPQLNLAGHCDPSSGGCKSLSAEIKSCQRRNIKVFLSLGGGAGSYSIASAQDAHNVANYLWNNFLGGSSSSRPLGDAVLDGIDFDIEATTEHWDDLARAVSALSSRGGKKVFLSAAPQCPFPDAYVGNALQTGLFDFVWIQFYNNPPCQYANGGASLVSSWKQWINSIPKTTSFFLGLPASSSAAGSGFVPAATLKSSVLPQLKKSSKYAGVMLWSKFYDEQTQYSSSIKGSV, encoded by the coding sequence ATGGCTCATTTCATTTCAAGTACAATGGAGATGAATCTGAGAGCTGCGGCGATTGCCCTTATTCTGGCCACCTGTATCGTATGGAGTGCTTCTGCAGGAAGCATAGCCATATACTGGGGCCAAAATGGCAACGAAGCCTCGCTTACCCAAACCTGTGCCACCGGTAATTTCAAATTCGTCATTCTCGCATTTCTCCCCGTCTTTGGAAGCGGCCAAACACCGCAGCTCAATCTGGCGGGCCACTGCGACCCTTCCTCCGGCGGTTGCAAATCGCTGAGCGCCGAAATAAAATCATGCCAGCGGAGAAACATAAAGGTGTTTCTCTCCTTGGGAGGAGGCGCTGGAAGCTATTCTATCGCCTCTGCTCAAGATGCACACAACGTGGCGAACTATCTGTGGAACAATTTCCTGGGTGGGAGTTCTTCGTCACGGCCTTTGGGCGACGCTGTTTTAGACGGAATCGACTTCGATATCGAGGCAACGACTGAGCACTGGGACGATCTCGCCAGAGCGGTGTCTGCGCTTTCCTCTCGCGGCGGTAAAAAGGTGTTCCTCAGCGCCGCCCCGCAGTGCCCTTTTCCAGACGCCTATGTCGGAAACGCCCTGCAGACGGGTCTGTTTGACTTTGTTTGGATTCAGTTCTACAATAACCCCCCTTGCCAATACGCCAACGGAGGCGCTTCTCTGGTTAGCTCGTGGAAGCAGTGGATAAATTCCATACCCAAAACGACGAGTTTCTTTCTTGGGCTTCCTGCGTCCAGCAGCGCTGCAGGTAGTGGGTTCGTTCCCGCGGCTACGCTGAAGTCGAGTGTGCTGCCTCAGCTGAAGAAGTCGTCGAAGTATGCGGGAGTGATGCTGTGGTCCAAGTTCTATGACGAGCAGACTCAATATAGCTCATCTATTAAAGGTTCTGTCTGA
- the LOC131071722 gene encoding acidic endochitinase has protein sequence MEMNKINLRAAAIALILATCIVWSASAGSIAIYWGQNGNEASLTQTCATGNFNYVILAFLPTFGNGRTPQLNLAGHCDPSSGGCKKLSSEIKSCQQRNIKVFLSLGGGAGSYSIASAQDAQNVANYLWNNFLGGSSSSRPLGDAVLDGIDFDIEATTEHWDDLARAVSTLSSRGGKKVFLSAAPQCPYPDASLGNALQTGLFDYIWIQFYNNPPCQYANGGASLVSSWNRWISSIPKTTSFFLGLPASSSAAGSGFIPAATLKSNVLPQLKKSSKYAGVMLWSKFYDEQTQYSSSIKGSV, from the coding sequence ATGGAGATGAATAAAATTAACTTGAGAGCCGCGGCAATCGCCCTTATTCTGGCCACCTGTATCGTATGGAGTGCTTCTGCAGGAAGCATAGCCATATACTGGGGCCAGAATGGCAACGAAGCCTCTCTTACCCAAACCTGCGCTACCGGTAACTTCAACTACGTTATTCTCGCATTTCTCCCCACCTTTGGAAACGGCCGCACACCGCAGCTCAATCTGGCGGGCCACTGCGATCCTTCCTCTGGAGGGTGCAAAAAGCTGAGTAGCGAAATAAAGTCATGCCAGCAGAGAAACATAAAGGTGTTTCTCTCCTTGGGAGGAGGCGCTGGAAGCTACTCCATTGCCTCTGCTCAAGATGCACAGAACGTGGCGAACTATCTGTGGAACAATTTCCTGGGCGGGAGTTCTTCGTCACGGCCTCTGGGCGACGCTGTTTTAGACGGAATTGACTTCGATATCGAGGCAACGACTGAACACTGGGACGATCTGGCCAGAGCGGTGTCTACGCTTTCCTCTCGCGGCGGCAAAAAGGTGTTCCTCAGCGCTGCCCCGCAGTGCCCTTATCCCGACGCCTCTCTTGGAAATGCCCTGCAGACTGGGCTTTTTGACTATATTTGGATTCAGTTCTACAATAACCCCCCTTGCCAATACGCCAACGGAGGGGCTTCTCTGGTTAGCTCGTGGAACCGGTGGATCAGTTCTATACCCAAAACGACCAGTTTCTTTCTGGGGCTTCCGGCTTCTAGCAGCGCTGCAGGTAGTGGCTTCATTCCCGCCGCCACGCTGAAGTCAAATGTGCTGCCTCAGCTGAAGAAGTCTTCGAAATATGCGGGAGTGATGCTGTGGTCCAAGTTCTATGATGAGCAGACTCAATATAGCTCATCTATTAAAGGTTCTGTCTGA